From one Perca flavescens isolate YP-PL-M2 chromosome 19, PFLA_1.0, whole genome shotgun sequence genomic stretch:
- the cd99l2 gene encoding CD99 antigen-like protein 2 isoform X1, whose amino-acid sequence MRLFCETALNRRLQTNGTLSGPLFNRCITTLYRLFVCLETGVMANRSLWSLCLLLALLLPLEVLSQDLDLTVALDNDDDPTPPPKPAKPAEPAGGTGGGFNLEDAVDVVGTTTTTTTKAPPKVVPKAPTGTKAPVKPKPKPAADDFDLADALDPNNDIGGKDKNKGQGGGFTDNELLDVSKDNTYKPDKGKGGRPSGDDQINQYDDNNETTAEVGTIAGIASAVAMALVGAITSYISYQKKKLCFSIQQSLNTDMVKAENPEAVVATEPQVQQTLLEPPNAEPPTEENAV is encoded by the exons ATGCGGCTTTTCTGTGAGACGGCGCTGAACCGCAGGCTGCAGACAAACGGAACGTTATCAGGCCCGTTATTTAACCGCTGTATTACCACTTTGTACCGGCTGTTCGTGTGTTTGGAGACCGGAGTCATGGCTAACCGCTCCCTGTGGTCGCTCTGTCTGCTGCtggcgctgctgctgccgctggaAG TCCTGTCTCAGGACCTTGACCTGACCGTTGCTCTGGATAACGATGACGACC CGACCCCCCCACCAAAGCCAGCAAAGCCAGCCGAGCCTGCTGGAGGAACGGGAGGAG GTTTTAATCTGGAGGATGCAGTCGATGTCGTcggcaccaccaccaccaccaccaccaaagcCCCACCCAAGGTTGTGCCGAAAGCCCCCACAGGTACCAAGGCCCCAGTCAAGCCCAAACCCAAGCCAG CTGCTGATGACTTTGACCTGGCTGACGCCTTGGACCCCAACAATGACATTGGTGGCAAGGATAAGAACAAGGGGCAGGGAG GTGGATTTACTGACAACGAACTGTTGGATGTCAGCAAAGATAATACCTACAAGCCTGATAAAGGCAAAG GTGGGCGTCCAAGCGGGGACGATCAAATTAACCAGTACGACGACAACAATG agaCCACGGCAGAAGTGGGCACCATTGCAGGGATCGCAAGTGCGGTTGCTATGGCGCTGGTGGGTGCAATCACCAGCTACATCTCCTACCAGAAGAAGAAGCTGTGCTTCAGTATACAAC AGAGCCTGAATACTGACATGGTGAAGGCTGAGAACCCTGAGGCTGTGGTGGCAACAGAACCACAAG TCCAACAGACTCTGCTGGAGCCACCCAACGCTGAGCCTCCCACTGAAGAGAATGctgtgtaa
- the cd99l2 gene encoding CD99 antigen-like protein 2 isoform X2: MRLFCETALNRRLQTNGTLSGPLFNRCITTLYRLFVCLETGVMANRSLWSLCLLLALLLPLEVLSQDLDLTVALDNDDDPTPPPKPAKPAEPAGGTGGGFNLEDAVDVVGTTTTTTTKAPPKVVPKAPTGTKAPVKPKPKPGGFTDNELLDVSKDNTYKPDKGKGGRPSGDDQINQYDDNNETTAEVGTIAGIASAVAMALVGAITSYISYQKKKLCFSIQQSLNTDMVKAENPEAVVATEPQVQQTLLEPPNAEPPTEENAV; this comes from the exons ATGCGGCTTTTCTGTGAGACGGCGCTGAACCGCAGGCTGCAGACAAACGGAACGTTATCAGGCCCGTTATTTAACCGCTGTATTACCACTTTGTACCGGCTGTTCGTGTGTTTGGAGACCGGAGTCATGGCTAACCGCTCCCTGTGGTCGCTCTGTCTGCTGCtggcgctgctgctgccgctggaAG TCCTGTCTCAGGACCTTGACCTGACCGTTGCTCTGGATAACGATGACGACC CGACCCCCCCACCAAAGCCAGCAAAGCCAGCCGAGCCTGCTGGAGGAACGGGAGGAG GTTTTAATCTGGAGGATGCAGTCGATGTCGTcggcaccaccaccaccaccaccaccaaagcCCCACCCAAGGTTGTGCCGAAAGCCCCCACAGGTACCAAGGCCCCAGTCAAGCCCAAACCCAAGCCAG GTGGATTTACTGACAACGAACTGTTGGATGTCAGCAAAGATAATACCTACAAGCCTGATAAAGGCAAAG GTGGGCGTCCAAGCGGGGACGATCAAATTAACCAGTACGACGACAACAATG agaCCACGGCAGAAGTGGGCACCATTGCAGGGATCGCAAGTGCGGTTGCTATGGCGCTGGTGGGTGCAATCACCAGCTACATCTCCTACCAGAAGAAGAAGCTGTGCTTCAGTATACAAC AGAGCCTGAATACTGACATGGTGAAGGCTGAGAACCCTGAGGCTGTGGTGGCAACAGAACCACAAG TCCAACAGACTCTGCTGGAGCCACCCAACGCTGAGCCTCCCACTGAAGAGAATGctgtgtaa